The proteins below come from a single Terriglobales bacterium genomic window:
- a CDS encoding ABC transporter ATP-binding protein, with protein MNPPVIEIENLSHRYGERAALEEVSFAVNAAEIFGLLGPNGSGKTTLFRILSTLMLPSSGSARVMGFDAAQSPADVRRQIGVVFQAQSIDVKLTAAENLWHQGHLYGMSGAALDQRIQEVLEHVGLEDRARERTQTFSGGMQRRVELAKGLLHRPSVLLLDEPTTGLDPGARRDLWQYLKSLREHEQVTVLITTHLMEEAERCDRLAILNEGRLVALGTPAALKSEIGGDVILLEARDPVSLARRITERFGGSPTLLDGKVRLERQHGHRFVTDVVEAFPGEIEAMSVSKPTLEDVFIRRTGHRFWTDAENGQSGAAA; from the coding sequence GTGAACCCACCAGTCATCGAGATCGAGAACCTCTCCCACCGCTACGGTGAGCGTGCGGCGCTGGAGGAGGTGTCGTTCGCAGTCAACGCCGCGGAGATCTTCGGCCTGCTGGGACCGAACGGCAGCGGCAAGACCACGCTTTTCCGTATCCTTTCCACGCTGATGCTTCCCTCTTCGGGCAGCGCGCGTGTGATGGGCTTTGACGCGGCCCAGTCGCCCGCCGACGTGCGCCGTCAGATCGGCGTGGTCTTCCAGGCGCAGAGCATTGACGTGAAGCTGACCGCAGCCGAGAACCTCTGGCATCAGGGACACCTCTACGGCATGAGCGGCGCGGCGCTCGACCAGCGCATCCAGGAAGTCCTCGAACATGTCGGCCTCGAGGACCGCGCGCGCGAGCGTACCCAGACCTTTTCCGGCGGCATGCAGCGCCGGGTGGAGCTGGCCAAGGGACTGCTGCACCGGCCCTCGGTCCTGCTGCTCGACGAGCCCACCACCGGGCTCGACCCTGGAGCGCGCCGCGACCTGTGGCAGTACCTGAAGTCGCTGCGCGAGCACGAGCAGGTCACCGTGCTTATCACCACGCACCTGATGGAGGAGGCGGAGCGCTGCGATCGCCTGGCCATCCTGAACGAAGGGCGCCTGGTGGCGCTAGGCACGCCGGCGGCGCTCAAGAGCGAGATTGGCGGCGACGTCATCCTATTGGAGGCGCGCGATCCGGTGTCGCTCGCCCGCCGCATCACCGAGCGCTTCGGCGGCTCGCCCACGCTCCTCGACGGCAAGGTCCGCCTGGAGCGCCAGCACGGCCACCGCTTCGTCACCGACGTGGTCGAAGCCTTCCCCGGCGAGATCGAGGCCATGTCGGTCTCCAAGCCCACGCTCGAGGACGTCTTCATCCGCCGCACCGGCCACCGCTTTTGGACCGACGCGGAGAACGGCCAGTCCGGCGCCGCCGCCTGA